In Herpetosiphonaceae bacterium, the sequence GGGCGACGTAAGCGTGATCATCGTTCCGACCAGCCGCTCGCCGCCTAGCAGACGAGCGCGAAATGAGTGGGTCATCTTCAGATCTTTCTCGGTTATGTCAATCAACTGACATCCTGTGATCGACCGGGTTGTACGACCATTATAGCCAGAACGCGAGCCGACGTTGGAAGATGACCCACCGCGTCGCCGTGATAGTCGCTGCTACTTGTACTTCACAATCAGCACGGGCCGGTACGAGCTGGTGAAATATTCCCCACCGGCAAGAAGCAGATAGTCGCTGTAGCCGTTGCGGTTGCTGTTATTCTGGAAGCGCAGCTTGACCTGTGTTGGTCCGGTCTTGTTGATGTACGGCAGCGTGCCCGACGTGAGGCTGCCGGAGACGAGCGCTCCAGCTCCGGCGGTGCCGCTCGGTGCCGCGAACGTGACCGCCTGGCTCACCGACACGCTCGCCTCGAAGTCGCTGGCCGCGAGCGAGCAGGCGGTCCCAAGGCAGCCCTGCCTGAGATCCCCGACCAGATAGCCCATCCCGATCCAGGGATTACCTACCGCCGCCTGCGTATAGTAGAGCCGAAGCTCAGCGCCGAGAATCGTCGCGCCATCGGGGATCGACGCGGTGTTGAACGAGAGCACGCCCCGGAACGGCGCGTCAGCATTATCGCCGACATACACATTTGCCGCCACGGCATAGCCGCCTGTGGTGCTGGTAGCCGTATTCGCCGCCGCGTAGCCGTCCTCCGCCCCCGACGAGATGAAGGTAACAGTTGTCTCAGGATGATTCACGGTGTACGTGTACGACTGAACGGCGGATGCGTTCCTGGCAAGATCCTCGCCGTAGGCTTTGAGCGTCGTGGTGTTCGCAAAGGTCAGCGTGCCGTTACTGGTGAAGCTGCCGCGCGTCGGGCTGGTGCGCGGATCGGAGCCGTCGGTGGTGTAGTAGATCGAGCCAGTCTCGTTGAGCGACATCCGCACCGTGACCTGCGCGTCGAAGGTGCCGCCCGCCGGGGTGATCGAGAGGATCGGCGGCGTGGTATCGCCCGGATCGGTGGGCGGCGGTGGGTTGCCGTCGCCTGGGCCTGCGCTGAAGAAGCGCCAGATCTCCTGGCTGGCCCTGGGACCCTTGGGATCGGTGTACGAGCCAGCGGTCGAGCCGCCCGACCAGGCGTGGCCCATCGTATCGACGATCCACTTCTCCAGCAAGGGCCTGCCGCTCGCGTCGTTATAC encodes:
- a CDS encoding PHB depolymerase family esterase, encoding MRRSIWGPLLALALVLVSISHPNTTRAGSWVTGSVSTSYGSRNYKLWVPAGYTGSSAVPLVMMLHGCTQSPDDFAAGTGMNTIAESANFLVVYPEQPSSADQNKCWKWFETAHQSRGSGEPAILAGIVNKIRSSYNVDGTRIYTAGLSAGGAMAVVMGATYPDLFSAIGVASGLEYKSATNMVDAWTAMRQGGPDPNQQGYAAYQAMGSAKRRVRAIVFHGTSDYTVYPVNGDQVAAQWAQTNDYIDDGSDNNSVDATADNVTRGTVSNGYTYTKSVYNDASGRPLLEKWIVDTMGHAWSGGSTAGSYTDPKGPRASQEIWRFFSAGPGDGNPPPPTDPGDTTPPILSITPAGGTFDAQVTVRMSLNETGSIYYTTDGSDPRTSPTRGSFTSNGTLTFANTTTLKAYGEDLARNASAVQSYTYTVNHPETTVTFISSGAEDGYAAANTATSTTGGYAVAANVYVGDNADAPFRGVLSFNTASIPDGATILGAELRLYYTQAAVGNPWIGMGYLVGDLRQGCLGTACSLAASDFEASVSVSQAVTFAAPSGTAGAGALVSGSLTSGTLPYINKTGPTQVKLRFQNNSNRNGYSDYLLLAGGEYFTSSYRPVLIVKYK